The following are encoded together in the Thermoanaerobaculia bacterium genome:
- a CDS encoding SLC13 family permease, whose translation MLGAPVLLALVALATAAFLWEIVSPDRVALGLLAVLLLLRYVDFDEAFSGFASPAIVILIAAFLFSGALTRSGLTRRLGSGFVKLSAGRPPVLRAAILLAAAGFSLVMNNIAAAAVLLPGATDALRRSRISPSKVLLPLALATQLGGMATLLTTSNIVVGEMLRQKGFAPFGLMDFLPVGGTLALAGLLYAGLVAPRLLPARSEPEDRLAGGAPPRTLTQIYELGRRIESARILPGSPIAGTTLGKSGIAHDLGVVVVAVVHADGTQRRAPEKEQPLAAGDILVLDGVPPDPAVMREAGLEIIRLKRPTRYLSSPRVALVEGVVAPRSRFANRSLREINFREALGGVSVLSVWRDGAFVETGGLAETPLQFGDALLMQGPRAAFQRMRDEGEILVLGHEDLAAPPPPARRRISVAIVLASMVGAMLFPSSVATALFVGAVALLLFGGLSSEEAYRSIDWRAVSLIGAMLPLSIALTHSGAAALVARALIGASHAESPHGLLALFTILTAILTQVIPGGAATPLIVGPIAVSTAVHLGANPRAFAMAVALATSTSMLTPFSHPVNVLVMGPGGYRFRDYLRVGLPLVVALVAGIVVLVPRFFPL comes from the coding sequence TGCTGGGCGCCCCGGTGCTTCTCGCTCTCGTGGCGCTCGCCACCGCCGCGTTCCTGTGGGAGATCGTCTCGCCCGACCGGGTCGCACTGGGACTCCTGGCCGTGCTCCTCCTCCTCCGATACGTCGACTTCGACGAAGCTTTCTCGGGATTCGCGAGCCCCGCGATCGTGATCCTGATCGCGGCGTTCCTGTTCAGCGGGGCGCTGACGCGCAGCGGGCTCACCCGGCGCCTCGGGTCCGGCTTCGTGAAGCTCAGCGCGGGGCGTCCCCCGGTGCTGCGCGCGGCCATCCTCCTGGCCGCCGCGGGCTTTTCCCTCGTGATGAACAACATCGCCGCGGCCGCGGTGCTGCTGCCGGGGGCCACCGACGCGCTCCGCCGCAGCCGCATCTCGCCGTCGAAGGTGCTGCTTCCGCTCGCGCTGGCGACCCAGCTCGGCGGAATGGCGACGCTCCTCACGACCTCGAACATCGTCGTCGGCGAGATGCTGCGCCAGAAGGGATTCGCGCCCTTCGGTCTCATGGATTTCCTTCCCGTCGGCGGGACGCTCGCGCTCGCGGGGCTGCTCTACGCCGGCCTCGTCGCGCCGCGTCTTCTCCCCGCGCGCTCGGAGCCCGAGGACCGGCTCGCCGGGGGCGCCCCGCCGCGGACGCTCACGCAGATCTACGAGCTCGGCCGCCGCATCGAGAGCGCGCGGATCCTTCCCGGCTCGCCGATCGCCGGCACGACGCTCGGAAAGAGCGGCATCGCTCACGACCTCGGCGTCGTCGTCGTCGCCGTCGTCCATGCCGACGGCACGCAGCGGCGGGCTCCCGAGAAGGAGCAGCCTCTGGCCGCCGGGGACATTCTCGTTCTCGACGGCGTGCCCCCCGACCCGGCCGTGATGCGCGAAGCCGGCCTCGAGATCATCCGCCTGAAGAGACCGACCCGCTATCTCTCCTCGCCCCGCGTGGCGCTCGTGGAAGGCGTCGTCGCGCCGCGGTCGCGTTTCGCCAACCGGAGCCTGCGCGAGATCAACTTCCGCGAAGCGCTCGGCGGCGTCTCCGTCCTGTCGGTCTGGAGGGACGGCGCGTTCGTCGAGACCGGGGGTCTCGCGGAGACGCCGCTGCAGTTCGGCGACGCCCTCCTGATGCAGGGCCCGCGCGCGGCGTTCCAGCGGATGCGCGACGAGGGAGAGATCCTGGTTCTGGGCCACGAGGACCTCGCCGCGCCCCCTCCTCCGGCGCGCCGCCGCATCTCCGTCGCGATCGTGCTCGCGTCGATGGTCGGCGCCATGCTCTTTCCCTCCTCGGTCGCGACCGCGCTTTTCGTCGGCGCGGTCGCCCTCCTGCTTTTCGGCGGACTGTCCTCGGAGGAGGCGTACCGGTCGATCGACTGGCGCGCGGTGTCCCTGATCGGCGCGATGCTGCCGCTGTCGATCGCGCTGACGCATTCGGGAGCGGCGGCACTCGTCGCGCGCGCTCTCATCGGCGCGTCGCACGCGGAGAGCCCGCACGGGCTGCTCGCCCTCTTCACGATCCTGACCGCGATCCTCACGCAGGTGATCCCCGGGGGCGCCGCCACGCCGCTCATCGTGGGACCGATCGCCGTCTCGACCGCCGTGCACCTCGGCGCCAACCCGCGCGCTTTCGCGATGGCGGTGGCGCTCGCGACGTCGACCTCGATGCTCACGCCCTTCTCGCACCCCGTGAACGTGCTCGTCATGGGGCCGGGGGGGTACCGGTTCCGCGACTACCTTCGGGTGGGTCTTCCTCTGGTCGTCGCGCTCGTGGCCGGGATCGTCGTCCTCGTCCCGCGGTTCTTTCCCCTCTGA
- a CDS encoding DUF983 domain-containing protein yields MDDAPLPEPAALPVRGPFTAGNAAAYLGRALRLRCPVCGEHPIFLPWRRVRSLREWLTPLEGCPRCRYRYDREPGYFLLATWAFNYAAVGGAALVAWFLLATFTSIPLLPMLLLLLIPMPVASLLFVRHAKSLWLGFDHFLDPFRKRTPRAPRP; encoded by the coding sequence ATGGACGACGCGCCGCTTCCCGAGCCCGCCGCGCTGCCGGTCCGGGGGCCGTTCACGGCCGGAAACGCCGCGGCCTACCTTGGCCGGGCGCTGCGCCTCCGGTGCCCGGTCTGCGGCGAGCACCCGATCTTCCTTCCCTGGAGACGCGTGCGCTCGCTTCGCGAATGGCTGACGCCGCTCGAAGGATGCCCCCGCTGCCGGTACCGCTACGATCGCGAGCCCGGATACTTCCTCCTCGCGACGTGGGCCTTCAACTACGCCGCCGTCGGAGGCGCGGCGCTCGTCGCCTGGTTCCTCCTCGCGACGTTCACCTCGATCCCGCTCCTCCCGATGCTCCTGCTGCTCCTCATCCCGATGCCCGTCGCGAGCCTCCTCTTCGTCCGGCACGCGAAGTCGCTGTGGCTCGGGTTCGACCACTTCCTCGATCCCTTCCGGAAGAGGACTCCCCGCGCGCCGCGGCCGTGA